A single Saccharolobus shibatae B12 DNA region contains:
- a CDS encoding DUF1641 domain-containing protein, which translates to MQTINLEKLASKIDDKKIDELAELIDLTPALNEALKKVNELKESGALDAIVNSAYVVKTFRDMLNDEAIQSLGNIVSSLLEFGKAISKPKTFENTMAIMDNSDVLADFVNKLKMLKEDGTLDVLINMAYTVRTLRDMLNDEAIQNLASTVSSSLEVMKLITQKAEPVKVLLDKSSVINDLLARLEDMKNDGTLDVLMNSAYVVKTFRDMLNDEAIQNLGRYISNSLEIMREIDDDTLKSIKSTVKKMRLIENVLNKVEELDRNGALDVAFDIAYVAKTLRDMLNDEAITHLSSYVSQFLEVYPKAMDFFEITLSNVPYRMMRAIASEEVKKTLESPPQISLGGIVRLLSDPEIQRGLGVIFTVIRAIGKEFSTK; encoded by the coding sequence ATGCAGACTATTAACCTTGAGAAGTTAGCTTCGAAAATTGATGACAAGAAGATAGACGAACTTGCAGAGCTCATAGACTTAACCCCAGCTCTTAATGAGGCTTTGAAAAAGGTTAACGAGCTTAAGGAATCGGGTGCGTTGGACGCCATAGTGAATTCTGCTTATGTTGTTAAGACCTTTCGTGATATGTTGAATGATGAGGCCATACAAAGTTTAGGGAATATAGTTTCCTCACTTTTAGAGTTTGGTAAGGCTATCTCTAAGCCAAAAACCTTTGAAAACACAATGGCAATTATGGACAACTCAGACGTGCTAGCAGACTTCGTCAATAAACTGAAGATGTTGAAAGAGGATGGTACTCTAGACGTTTTAATTAACATGGCGTACACAGTAAGAACGCTTCGTGACATGTTAAATGATGAGGCTATCCAGAACCTGGCCTCTACAGTTTCTTCTTCATTAGAGGTTATGAAACTTATAACTCAAAAGGCTGAGCCAGTAAAGGTGCTATTGGATAAATCTAGTGTCATTAACGATCTCTTAGCGAGATTGGAAGATATGAAAAATGATGGTACTTTAGACGTTTTAATGAATTCTGCTTATGTTGTTAAGACCTTTCGTGATATGTTGAATGATGAGGCCATACAAAATCTAGGAAGGTACATTTCCAATTCTTTAGAAATAATGAGGGAAATTGACGACGATACTTTAAAATCCATAAAGTCGACTGTGAAGAAAATGAGACTCATAGAAAACGTTTTAAATAAAGTAGAGGAATTGGACAGAAATGGTGCATTAGATGTTGCATTTGATATAGCCTATGTAGCAAAGACTTTACGAGATATGTTGAATGATGAGGCTATCACTCATCTATCTAGTTATGTATCTCAGTTCTTAGAGGTCTACCCGAAGGCTATGGATTTCTTTGAGATAACCCTTAGCAATGTACCGTACAGGATGATGAGGGCTATCGCTTCTGAAGAGGTAAAGAAGACTTTAGAGTCACCACCTCAAATTTCATTGGGAGGTATTGTAAGGCTATTATCCGACCCAGAAATTCAGAGAGGCTTAGGAGTTATCTTTACTGTAATTAGAGCTATAGGAAAGGAATTTAGTACTAAGTAG
- a CDS encoding rubrerythrin family protein, with the protein MKEIKGTKTAENLKHAFCGEAMANRRYLYFAKRADEEGYPEIAGLLRSIAEGETAHAFGHLDFIRQGGIGDPATDKPIGTLEQMIESAVAGETYEWTQMYPGYAKVAREEGFNEVAEWFETLARAEKSHAEKFTAVLNQLKGGK; encoded by the coding sequence ATGAAAGAGATAAAAGGAACTAAAACTGCTGAGAACTTAAAACATGCATTCTGCGGAGAGGCTATGGCAAATAGAAGATATCTATATTTCGCTAAGAGGGCTGATGAGGAAGGATACCCAGAAATTGCCGGGTTATTGAGAAGCATAGCAGAAGGTGAAACTGCCCACGCATTTGGTCACTTAGATTTCATAAGGCAAGGAGGAATTGGTGATCCAGCTACTGACAAGCCAATAGGGACATTAGAGCAAATGATAGAATCAGCGGTAGCAGGGGAAACTTACGAATGGACTCAAATGTATCCAGGCTATGCTAAGGTAGCTAGGGAAGAAGGATTCAATGAAGTTGCTGAGTGGTTTGAAACCTTGGCAAGAGCAGAAAAGAGCCATGCAGAGAAATTCACTGCTGTACTTAATCAACTAAAGGGAGGCAAGTAA
- the cutB gene encoding glyceraldehyde dehydrogenase subunit beta yields MYPPDFTYVRVSSTEEATKFLESHEDARPLAGGQSLIPMLKLRVISPNYIVDLNPITSLSYVRSSYNSTRIGALTRYNEILKNDLVRVNVPLLHQAVKVVGDMQVRNLGTIGGSAANADPSADMPTVLTALNAEFVLSSASGNRSINALDFFKGAFTTDLRKGEIISEIVLPHLEGYRTIYKKVVRRAGDFALVSLALAIELKQNEIEDIRLAYGGVGERPFRALEVEKSVIGKRLNDELIEEIVSKVSSQVNPPSDTRGSSWYRREVMKVITRKALKEVSS; encoded by the coding sequence GTGTATCCGCCAGATTTTACATATGTTAGGGTCAGTAGCACGGAGGAAGCTACAAAATTCCTAGAGTCTCACGAAGATGCAAGGCCTCTAGCTGGAGGACAAAGTTTAATTCCAATGCTCAAACTTCGTGTAATATCGCCCAATTACATAGTTGACCTAAATCCTATAACGTCATTAAGTTATGTAAGAAGTTCCTATAATTCAACTAGAATCGGCGCTTTAACTCGATATAATGAAATACTAAAGAACGATCTAGTAAGGGTAAACGTGCCATTACTTCACCAAGCAGTTAAGGTTGTAGGAGATATGCAAGTTAGAAACTTAGGTACTATTGGTGGTAGCGCTGCAAACGCTGATCCATCAGCTGATATGCCTACTGTACTTACTGCGTTAAATGCTGAATTTGTTTTATCCTCGGCATCTGGCAATAGATCAATTAACGCTCTAGATTTCTTCAAAGGTGCGTTTACCACAGATTTAAGAAAAGGTGAAATTATATCTGAAATTGTTTTACCACACTTGGAAGGATATCGAACAATTTACAAAAAGGTTGTAAGAAGAGCTGGAGATTTTGCACTTGTATCCCTAGCATTAGCCATAGAATTAAAGCAAAATGAGATAGAGGATATTAGATTAGCCTATGGTGGAGTTGGGGAGAGACCATTCAGAGCATTAGAAGTTGAAAAAAGTGTAATAGGTAAAAGGCTAAATGATGAGTTAATAGAGGAAATTGTAAGTAAGGTTTCAAGTCAAGTAAATCCCCCTTCCGATACTAGGGGAAGTTCTTGGTATAGGAGGGAAGTTATGAAGGTTATAACTAGAAAAGCCTTAAAGGAGGTGTCGAGTTAA
- a CDS encoding NAD(P)/FAD-dependent oxidoreductase, with protein MAKRIIIAGGNVAGTIVANRLVQKLEHEVNRGDVEIVALNKSDEHIYLPGQLLVGFGLETPGELVRKESELLDPRIKFLHGEKGTISKIDVANHSVQTADGVSHNYDYLVITTGVDYTWDEIPGYRSAAHTVYEYDAAIKMREALEKFDGGTIVVNTAKLPHRCPVAPLEVTLILDDYLRKRGIRDKTKIIYTYPVQGVFGRPITNKFMLRLFEQRGIEVHSPFTVTSVDPNNKVIESQEGEKLKFDMLIGIPPNMGAKVIEDSGIGDRRRWVPTDKFTLRMKDHSNVYVMGDATDLPVSKAGSTADFESYVVAHNIANDIKGNLGVKHYGGDVLCYIATGTDQATYIRFSYTMNESPPPPSYVHWWGKIMYNKMYWTVTAKAVV; from the coding sequence ATGGCTAAAAGGATTATAATAGCAGGGGGAAATGTTGCAGGGACGATAGTAGCAAACAGATTAGTTCAAAAGCTAGAACACGAGGTAAATAGAGGAGACGTTGAAATAGTAGCGTTAAATAAATCAGATGAGCACATCTATTTGCCAGGACAACTATTAGTTGGTTTTGGTCTCGAAACTCCAGGTGAATTAGTTAGAAAAGAGAGCGAATTACTGGATCCTAGAATCAAATTCCTACATGGAGAGAAGGGTACGATTAGTAAGATAGATGTTGCTAATCACTCAGTTCAAACCGCGGATGGAGTGTCACATAACTATGACTACTTGGTAATAACTACGGGTGTGGATTATACATGGGACGAGATTCCAGGCTATAGATCTGCTGCACATACGGTATACGAGTATGATGCTGCTATTAAAATGAGGGAAGCACTGGAGAAATTTGATGGAGGCACAATTGTTGTTAACACGGCAAAACTACCTCATAGATGCCCAGTAGCTCCATTAGAAGTTACATTAATTTTGGACGATTATTTAAGAAAGAGAGGGATTAGGGATAAAACTAAAATAATTTACACATATCCCGTTCAAGGAGTATTTGGTAGGCCGATAACAAACAAGTTTATGCTGAGATTATTTGAACAAAGAGGAATAGAGGTTCACTCTCCATTTACGGTAACCAGTGTTGATCCTAATAACAAAGTTATAGAATCCCAAGAAGGTGAGAAGCTAAAGTTCGATATGCTGATTGGCATACCGCCCAATATGGGTGCTAAGGTTATTGAGGACTCTGGAATAGGTGATAGAAGGAGATGGGTTCCAACAGACAAATTTACACTTAGAATGAAGGATCACTCTAACGTTTATGTAATGGGTGATGCTACTGATTTGCCAGTTTCTAAGGCAGGTTCAACTGCAGATTTCGAATCTTATGTTGTTGCTCACAATATTGCAAACGACATAAAGGGCAATCTTGGAGTTAAGCACTATGGAGGAGATGTTCTATGCTATATAGCTACTGGCACTGATCAAGCTACTTACATAAGATTCAGCTATACTATGAACGAGAGTCCACCACCACCTTCATATGTACATTGGTGGGGAAAGATAATGTACAATAAGATGTACTGGACTGTTACAGCTAAAGCTGTGGTTTAA
- a CDS encoding DUF2173 family protein — translation MLDNIPGIIAIFRFREGKLTKIQGQDILIDLNKLSNIIMENMRIGENEAKELKFLDSFRGFAMILDDMGVVFIDDYLVITNAKKTNWDLLIKAILKGEVIRSG, via the coding sequence ATGTTAGATAATATACCGGGTATAATTGCCATCTTTAGATTTCGTGAGGGTAAGCTCACTAAAATACAAGGGCAAGATATCTTGATCGATCTTAATAAATTAAGTAACATTATAATGGAGAATATGAGAATTGGAGAAAATGAAGCTAAAGAGTTAAAATTTCTAGACTCATTTAGAGGGTTTGCAATGATATTAGATGACATGGGAGTTGTATTCATAGACGATTACTTAGTAATAACTAATGCCAAGAAAACCAATTGGGACTTATTAATAAAGGCTATCCTAAAAGGTGAGGTGATAAGAAGTGGATAA
- a CDS encoding SelD-related putative sulfur metabolism protein — protein MAIDKLIDKFRVNLDKYKKMGLNPLSLATGCAVKVDLIDTVYPAIHKIRDELVRRNIEILPREDADIFISREKIYIKRVINGGEFDADRAVSLIQVNQETSGNPDKFAEFLLKVYTSIKTSRKLTIGKGHSIVTSNPKGEVAVLDLFRLDGAKEKSYTVANNDTIQIVDPLDDPGSQMQVDVAISNSLNDLFTKGVFQDLRMIPVVDAPTDDLKQQLLRNAENYSREYSIELLSDIQPNSKTLMIGATVIGKSDHELPTYYNRVNENMEILVTRPVGELTPINVFMWMLTVPELIEDMEARGITIQRVEEAKKKALTYMRKPNTEIAKIIYDHLPPFGGTFDENSHIAMTTDVTGPGLFVIKEFAEKAQVDVELFDIPVIDPDIHEFATENFIIPNSTAGTNGAIVIFAHKKVIDEIFDELKRKSLEPHIIGKVIGKGNGTVIVPPTITKYIHRNNVLRQFKIK, from the coding sequence ATGGCTATTGATAAGCTAATTGATAAATTTAGAGTTAATTTAGATAAGTACAAAAAAATGGGACTGAATCCATTATCCCTTGCAACCGGTTGTGCAGTAAAAGTAGATCTAATAGATACAGTTTACCCAGCCATACATAAGATAAGAGATGAGCTGGTTAGAAGAAATATAGAAATACTACCTAGAGAAGATGCTGATATTTTCATAAGCAGAGAGAAAATTTATATAAAGAGAGTAATAAACGGTGGGGAATTTGATGCGGATAGGGCTGTTAGCCTTATTCAGGTCAATCAGGAGACTTCAGGGAATCCAGATAAATTCGCTGAGTTTCTACTGAAAGTTTACACTTCGATAAAAACTAGCAGAAAGCTCACAATAGGTAAAGGACATTCAATAGTTACCTCAAATCCCAAGGGTGAAGTGGCAGTATTGGATCTGTTCAGACTTGATGGAGCAAAGGAGAAATCTTACACTGTTGCAAATAACGATACGATTCAAATAGTAGATCCCTTGGATGATCCAGGATCTCAGATGCAAGTTGATGTTGCCATTTCCAATTCTCTAAATGATCTTTTCACTAAGGGCGTTTTTCAAGATTTAAGAATGATCCCCGTTGTTGATGCTCCAACTGATGATCTAAAGCAACAATTGCTAAGAAATGCTGAAAATTACTCTAGAGAGTATTCAATTGAATTATTGAGTGATATTCAACCCAATTCCAAGACGTTGATGATAGGAGCTACTGTAATAGGTAAGTCCGATCACGAATTACCGACATACTACAATAGGGTTAATGAGAATATGGAAATCTTAGTGACTAGACCAGTTGGTGAATTAACGCCAATAAACGTCTTTATGTGGATGTTGACTGTACCAGAGTTAATAGAGGATATGGAAGCTAGGGGAATTACCATACAGAGAGTGGAAGAAGCTAAGAAAAAAGCTCTAACTTACATGAGAAAACCTAATACTGAGATAGCTAAGATAATATATGATCATCTACCACCATTTGGAGGGACATTTGACGAAAACTCTCATATAGCTATGACCACTGATGTTACTGGTCCGGGGTTATTTGTGATAAAGGAATTTGCTGAAAAGGCACAAGTAGATGTAGAGCTGTTCGATATCCCAGTAATAGACCCAGATATACATGAATTCGCAACAGAGAATTTTATCATACCAAATTCTACTGCAGGGACAAATGGGGCTATAGTTATTTTTGCTCATAAGAAGGTTATTGATGAAATTTTCGATGAGTTGAAGAGAAAGTCGCTAGAGCCTCACATTATAGGTAAGGTTATAGGCAAGGGAAATGGTACTGTTATAGTCCCACCAACTATTACAAAGTACATTCATAGAAACAATGTATTAAGACAGTTCAAAATAAAGTGA
- a CDS encoding rhodanese-like domain-containing protein, translating into MMLITERRSPFYPNIQNVPPSVIRKLVKNKEIQLIDIRQPWEYEDHHIPGSILLPLDYFEDLFQLMLNKSSIGIICEHANRSTWLVYTKPSLFKEVKVYNMLGGIELWMMMGYEVEKGMDDNGTLWYKLLTKNLR; encoded by the coding sequence ATGATGTTAATAACCGAGAGAAGGTCCCCTTTTTATCCTAACATACAAAACGTACCGCCATCGGTAATTAGAAAACTTGTCAAGAATAAGGAAATTCAACTAATTGATATTAGACAACCGTGGGAATACGAAGATCACCATATACCGGGATCAATATTATTACCTTTGGATTACTTTGAAGACTTATTTCAGTTAATGTTAAACAAAAGTAGTATAGGGATTATATGTGAACACGCCAATAGGTCTACATGGCTAGTTTATACTAAACCTTCTCTATTTAAAGAAGTAAAAGTTTACAATATGTTAGGTGGAATAGAATTGTGGATGATGATGGGCTATGAAGTTGAAAAAGGAATGGATGATAATGGCACATTATGGTATAAATTACTAACTAAAAATTTAAGATGA
- a CDS encoding DsrE family protein, whose amino-acid sequence MKTGIIVGSNERSRLTYAAMSAVIVSSMGDEVYVFLTMDAVKGFTKNPEVKSEDISSKTMVEKKEEDYISLFRKAKKSGKVKIYACSYASKLFGYTKDDYNDVVDEIAGITTFSMDVEGGQIISVW is encoded by the coding sequence ATGAAGACTGGTATCATAGTGGGCTCAAATGAACGTTCAAGATTAACATATGCCGCAATGAGTGCAGTTATAGTATCATCTATGGGTGATGAAGTTTACGTCTTTTTGACAATGGATGCAGTTAAGGGGTTTACTAAAAATCCAGAAGTAAAGAGTGAAGACATATCTTCTAAGACTATGGTTGAGAAAAAGGAAGAAGATTATATAAGTTTATTTAGAAAAGCTAAGAAGAGCGGCAAGGTTAAAATATACGCCTGCTCTTATGCTAGTAAATTATTTGGATACACCAAAGATGACTATAATGACGTAGTTGATGAAATAGCGGGCATAACCACATTTAGTATGGATGTTGAAGGCGGACAAATAATTTCGGTGTGGTGA
- the cutC gene encoding glyceraldehyde dehydrogenase subunit gamma, with protein MLMVNQGEKVKIKVKVNGVLYERYVSPRMLLVDFLREELGLTGTKIGCDTTTCGACTVLLNGKSVKSCTLFAVQADGAEITTIEGLSVDSKLHPIQEAFKENFALQCGFCTPGMIMQTYFLLKENPNPSEEEVRDGLHGNICRCTGYQNIVKAVLDAARRLRT; from the coding sequence ATGTTAATGGTTAATCAAGGAGAGAAAGTTAAAATAAAAGTTAAGGTAAATGGAGTATTGTATGAGAGATACGTAAGTCCAAGGATGTTGCTAGTTGACTTCTTAAGGGAAGAGTTAGGTTTAACGGGAACGAAAATCGGTTGTGATACTACGACTTGTGGCGCATGTACAGTTCTACTAAACGGCAAATCAGTGAAATCTTGTACATTGTTTGCAGTACAAGCTGATGGTGCGGAAATAACTACAATTGAGGGTCTCTCAGTAGATTCTAAGCTTCATCCAATTCAAGAGGCATTTAAGGAAAATTTCGCCCTTCAGTGTGGTTTCTGCACGCCGGGAATGATAATGCAGACGTATTTCTTGTTAAAAGAAAATCCAAATCCTTCTGAAGAGGAGGTTAGGGATGGACTTCACGGTAACATTTGTAGGTGTACTGGATATCAAAACATTGTTAAGGCAGTTTTAGATGCTGCAAGGAGGTTAAGAACATGA
- a CDS encoding sulfurtransferase TusA family protein: protein MSTLKIYKELDLTSSSCAGPIGELSSVVDELREGEAVKVILGDDATKKDITLWSKKRGLKIVQESQEGNKYVLLISK, encoded by the coding sequence ATGAGTACTCTTAAGATATATAAGGAGCTTGATCTAACTAGTTCGTCATGTGCTGGACCTATTGGCGAGTTGAGTAGTGTTGTTGATGAACTTAGAGAGGGTGAGGCTGTTAAGGTTATTTTGGGTGATGATGCGACTAAAAAGGACATTACTTTGTGGAGTAAAAAGAGGGGTTTGAAGATCGTTCAAGAATCACAAGAAGGTAACAAATACGTGTTATTGATAAGCAAATAG
- the cutA gene encoding glyceraldehyde dehydrogenase subunit alpha produces MSYVGKPIKRLYDDKFVAGKSTYVDDIRIPALYAGFVRSTYPHAMIKRIDVSDALKVNGIVAVFTAKEINPLLKGGIRPWPTYIDIRSFRYSERKAFPDNKVKYVGEPIAIVLGQDKYSVRDAIDKVVVDYEPLKPVTKMEEAEKDQVIIHEELKTNISYKIPFKAGEVDKAFNEADKVVRVEAINERLIPNPMEPRGIVSRYEAGTLSVWYSTQVPHYMRSEFSRILGIPESKIKVSMPDVGGAFGAKVHLMPEELAVVASSVILGRPVRWTTTRSEEMLASEARHNVFTGEVAVKRDGTILGIKGKLLLDLGAYITVTAGIQPLIIPMMIPGPYKIRNLDIESVAVYTNTPPITMYRGASRPEATYIIERIMSTVADELGLDDVSIREKNLVTELPYANPFGLRYDSGDYVGLLREGVKRLGYYELKKWAEDERKKGHRVGVGLAYYLEICSFGPWEYAEVRVDERGDVLVITGTTPHGQGTETAIAQIVADALQIDISRVRVIWGDTDTVAASMGTYGSRSVTIGGSAAIKVAEKILDKMKRIAASTWNVDVQEVQYEKGEFKLRSDPSKRMSWDDVANIAYRSHDPGLVEKIIYENDVTFPYGVHIATVEVDDTGIARVLEYRAYDDIGKVVNPALAEAQIHGGGVQAVGQALYEQALLNENGQLIVTYADYYVPTAVEAPKFTSIFADQYHPSNYPTGSKGVGEAALIVGPAVIIRALEDAVGARFTKTPTTPEEIMKAIMSKR; encoded by the coding sequence ATGAGCTACGTGGGTAAACCAATAAAAAGACTATATGATGATAAGTTCGTGGCTGGTAAAAGTACATACGTTGACGATATAAGGATACCAGCCCTATATGCCGGTTTTGTTAGGAGCACTTATCCTCATGCAATGATTAAGAGAATTGACGTTAGTGACGCATTAAAGGTTAATGGTATAGTTGCAGTATTTACTGCAAAGGAAATCAACCCCTTATTAAAAGGGGGAATTAGACCTTGGCCAACGTATATAGATATAAGATCATTTAGGTATAGTGAGAGGAAGGCGTTTCCAGACAATAAGGTTAAATACGTAGGCGAACCAATTGCAATTGTCCTTGGCCAAGATAAGTATAGTGTTAGAGATGCCATAGATAAGGTGGTAGTGGATTATGAACCCTTAAAACCAGTAACTAAAATGGAAGAAGCGGAGAAAGATCAAGTGATAATCCATGAAGAGTTAAAGACTAATATATCCTATAAGATTCCATTTAAAGCAGGAGAAGTAGATAAGGCGTTTAACGAAGCCGATAAGGTAGTTAGAGTTGAGGCCATAAATGAAAGATTAATTCCTAATCCTATGGAACCTAGGGGAATAGTGTCTAGATATGAAGCGGGTACACTGTCAGTATGGTATTCTACGCAAGTACCCCACTACATGCGTTCAGAATTTTCCAGAATACTTGGTATACCCGAAAGTAAGATAAAGGTTAGCATGCCAGATGTTGGAGGTGCCTTTGGAGCTAAAGTCCATTTAATGCCAGAAGAACTAGCAGTTGTAGCTTCATCAGTCATTTTAGGAAGGCCAGTGAGATGGACAACTACCAGAAGTGAGGAAATGTTAGCCAGTGAAGCTAGGCATAATGTTTTCACTGGTGAGGTAGCAGTTAAAAGAGATGGTACCATTTTAGGTATCAAGGGTAAATTGTTACTAGATCTAGGAGCTTATATAACAGTAACCGCTGGAATTCAACCATTGATAATACCAATGATGATACCCGGTCCCTACAAGATACGTAACCTGGATATTGAAAGTGTTGCGGTTTACACTAATACTCCCCCAATTACTATGTACAGAGGAGCTAGTAGACCAGAAGCAACATATATAATTGAAAGGATAATGAGTACAGTGGCTGACGAGTTAGGCTTAGACGATGTTAGTATTAGGGAAAAGAATCTAGTCACTGAATTACCATATGCAAATCCATTTGGTTTAAGGTACGATAGTGGAGACTATGTGGGATTATTAAGAGAAGGCGTAAAGAGGCTAGGTTATTACGAACTTAAGAAGTGGGCTGAAGATGAGAGAAAGAAAGGGCATAGGGTTGGAGTAGGGTTAGCATATTATCTGGAGATATGTAGTTTTGGTCCGTGGGAATATGCTGAAGTTAGAGTGGATGAGAGGGGAGATGTATTAGTAATAACTGGTACTACACCACATGGACAAGGAACGGAAACTGCAATAGCTCAAATAGTCGCTGATGCATTGCAAATAGATATAAGCAGGGTTAGGGTAATATGGGGAGATACTGATACTGTTGCAGCTAGTATGGGAACTTACGGTTCAAGATCTGTAACAATAGGCGGCTCTGCAGCGATTAAAGTTGCGGAAAAGATTTTAGATAAGATGAAGAGAATCGCTGCATCTACCTGGAATGTCGATGTTCAAGAGGTCCAATATGAAAAAGGAGAGTTCAAGTTAAGGAGTGACCCAAGTAAGAGGATGAGTTGGGACGACGTTGCTAATATAGCTTATAGAAGTCATGATCCGGGACTGGTAGAGAAGATAATATACGAGAACGATGTAACTTTCCCATATGGAGTCCATATAGCGACAGTGGAAGTGGATGATACTGGAATTGCTAGAGTATTAGAGTATAGAGCATACGACGATATTGGGAAGGTTGTAAATCCAGCATTAGCAGAGGCACAAATTCATGGAGGAGGTGTTCAGGCAGTTGGACAAGCACTATATGAACAAGCCTTGCTTAACGAGAATGGCCAATTAATCGTAACTTACGCTGATTATTATGTTCCTACAGCTGTCGAGGCGCCTAAGTTCACCTCAATATTTGCTGATCAATATCACCCATCTAACTATCCGACTGGTAGTAAAGGAGTTGGTGAAGCTGCATTGATAGTAGGTCCAGCAGTGATAATTAGGGCCTTGGAGGACGCTGTTGGTGCTAGATTCACCAAAACTCCAACTACTCCAGAGGAAATTATGAAGGCAATCATGAGTAAAAGATAA
- a CDS encoding winged helix-turn-helix transcriptional regulator: protein MERLPPSAKLVLKVILEKKVIRFKELQEQTKLPTRTLRYALRVLREKGLIKTLPCLDDARERMYSVYEVDECYKLFND from the coding sequence ATGGAAAGACTTCCGCCCTCAGCAAAACTTGTATTAAAGGTTATCTTGGAAAAGAAGGTAATTAGATTTAAAGAATTGCAGGAGCAAACTAAATTACCTACACGTACGTTAAGATATGCTCTAAGAGTACTTAGGGAAAAAGGACTAATAAAAACACTACCTTGTTTAGATGACGCAAGAGAAAGAATGTACTCAGTATATGAGGTAGACGAGTGCTATAAACTGTTTAACGATTAA